Proteins found in one Sporosarcina jeotgali genomic segment:
- the glnA gene encoding type I glutamate--ammonia ligase, whose translation MSKMTKDDIRNYAKNENVNFIRLQITDILGMIKSVEIPVTQLEKALDNKMMFDGSSIEGFTRIEESDMYLIPDLDTWMVFPWPSGTGKVARLICDVAQADGSPFPGDPRGNLKRILKEMEDMGFSDFNLGPEPEFFLFKLDRHGEPTMHLNDQGDYFDFAPLDLGENCRRDIVLQLEELGFEVEASHHESAPGQHEIDFKYADALRACDNIQTFKLVVKTIAREHGFHATFMPKPIFGVNGSGMHCNISLFKGEKNAFYDEHGERKLSETAYQFMAGVLKHVRGFTSITNPTVNSYKRLVPGFEAPCYVAWSAQNRSPAIRIPASRGLSTRIEVRSVDSVANPYLALSAILKAGLSGIEQKLNPGDPCDCNIYEMSVQELDELGIETLPTDLDHALIALDKDPVMQEALGKHIYTNFREVKQKEWDSYRITVHPWEIDQYRRIY comes from the coding sequence TTGAGTAAGATGACAAAAGATGATATTCGAAATTACGCCAAAAACGAGAATGTGAATTTCATCCGACTCCAAATTACTGACATTCTCGGAATGATCAAGAGCGTAGAAATCCCTGTTACTCAGCTTGAAAAAGCTCTTGATAACAAAATGATGTTTGACGGATCTTCTATCGAAGGATTTACACGAATCGAAGAATCGGATATGTATTTGATTCCTGATTTGGATACGTGGATGGTCTTTCCATGGCCTTCCGGTACTGGAAAAGTAGCTCGCCTTATCTGTGATGTCGCCCAAGCTGATGGATCTCCCTTCCCTGGCGATCCACGAGGGAATTTAAAACGAATTCTAAAAGAAATGGAAGATATGGGCTTCTCGGACTTTAACTTAGGGCCAGAACCTGAGTTTTTCTTATTTAAATTGGACCGCCACGGGGAACCGACCATGCACTTGAACGACCAAGGAGACTATTTCGACTTTGCGCCTTTAGATTTAGGCGAAAATTGCAGACGGGATATCGTCTTGCAGCTCGAAGAACTTGGTTTTGAAGTGGAAGCTTCCCACCATGAGTCAGCACCCGGTCAACACGAGATCGATTTCAAATATGCTGACGCTTTAAGAGCTTGTGACAATATCCAAACGTTTAAACTAGTCGTAAAAACAATCGCGCGGGAACACGGTTTCCATGCTACTTTTATGCCGAAGCCAATCTTTGGTGTGAATGGCTCCGGGATGCATTGTAATATTTCTCTATTTAAAGGCGAAAAAAATGCATTTTACGATGAACATGGAGAACGAAAGCTTAGTGAAACTGCGTATCAGTTCATGGCAGGTGTGCTAAAGCATGTAAGAGGATTCACATCGATCACCAATCCTACTGTCAATTCTTACAAAAGACTCGTTCCAGGTTTCGAAGCTCCTTGCTACGTTGCGTGGTCTGCACAAAATAGAAGCCCGGCAATCCGGATTCCAGCTTCCCGCGGATTGAGTACGCGAATCGAGGTGCGATCCGTCGATTCGGTAGCGAACCCTTACTTGGCCCTATCCGCTATTCTAAAAGCCGGATTAAGCGGTATCGAACAGAAACTGAATCCAGGAGACCCGTGTGACTGCAACATTTATGAAATGAGTGTACAGGAACTCGATGAATTAGGAATCGAAACGTTGCCTACGGATCTCGATCATGCGTTGATTGCGTTAGATAAAGACCCCGTGATGCAAGAAGCGTTAGGGAAACACATCTATACAAACTTCAGGGAAGTAAAACAAAAAGAGTGGGACAGTTACCGGATCACCGTACATCCATGGGAAATCGATCAGTATCGACGAATCTATTAA
- the modA gene encoding molybdate ABC transporter substrate-binding protein has protein sequence MSKRSIVFVLAVMLLLLAGCSKEKTASEGNGTNTAEKVELHISAAASLTDALDDFKKTYEKEHENVELTFMYGGSGKLATSIENGAPADVFLSASKKDMDALEDKELLDASTRKDFTRNVLVLIANEDSDSTLTSFDDIDAAEIDHFVIGEPESVPVGRYTKEVFEHLKLWEPLQDKLVLASDVRQVLTQVELGNADYGVVYSSDAFISDKVKVLAEADPSWHEPIVYPGAVLKDSKHADEAQQFFAALLSEQGQETLAKYGFK, from the coding sequence TTGAGTAAAAGGAGTATTGTATTTGTGTTGGCAGTTATGTTGCTATTGCTGGCAGGGTGTTCAAAGGAGAAAACAGCGTCTGAAGGGAATGGAACCAATACTGCAGAAAAAGTGGAACTGCACATTTCTGCGGCAGCCAGCTTGACAGATGCGTTGGATGACTTCAAGAAAACCTATGAAAAAGAACATGAGAACGTAGAGTTGACGTTCATGTATGGCGGTTCTGGTAAGCTTGCGACGTCTATTGAAAATGGAGCCCCTGCTGACGTATTTTTGTCTGCGAGTAAAAAAGATATGGATGCGCTTGAAGACAAAGAGTTACTAGATGCATCCACACGAAAAGATTTTACGAGAAATGTGCTGGTTTTGATTGCAAATGAAGATTCAGATTCAACCCTAACGAGTTTTGATGACATTGATGCGGCTGAAATAGATCATTTCGTCATTGGTGAACCTGAAAGTGTTCCTGTCGGCCGATATACAAAAGAGGTATTTGAACATCTGAAACTTTGGGAGCCGCTGCAGGATAAGCTCGTTCTTGCTTCAGATGTAAGACAAGTGCTAACACAAGTCGAACTGGGAAATGCGGACTACGGGGTTGTCTATTCGAGTGATGCCTTCATTTCTGATAAAGTGAAAGTACTCGCAGAAGCCGATCCCAGCTGGCATGAGCCAATTGTGTATCCAGGTGCAGTCTTGAAAGATTCCAAGCACGCTGACGAGGCCCAGCAATTTTTCGCAGCTTTACTGAGTGAGCAAGGTCAAGAAACGCTTGCTAAGTACGGATTTAAGTAA
- a CDS encoding helix-turn-helix transcriptional regulator — translation MNAQDKASYTTENLADLLQVSKLTVYDLIKKGEIVAYRVGRQMRIDATDFEAYKDRMKGGADRSAAEAPPLQKNEPVAPTVLEKQSLPPLTPPRAMQHVIISGQDVTLDLLANAISDAASNFRTLRSHSGSLNSLLALVQGEADIVSTHLFDGDTGSYNLPYIRRILIGRDYTVVNLLSRSAGFYVQPGNPKSITSWRDLNRNDVRMVNRELGSGIRVLTDERLRLEGVLPKTITGYENIETTHLAVASKVAAGEADIGVGIEKNAQLVNVDYIPMTEEQYDLVMIKREDNKALRETVLTILQSESFKKELSTIKGYDFSRIGRIVYDTP, via the coding sequence TTGAATGCACAGGATAAAGCATCGTATACGACTGAAAATCTCGCTGACCTGCTTCAAGTATCAAAGCTAACCGTGTATGACCTTATAAAAAAAGGTGAAATCGTTGCCTACCGGGTTGGTAGACAAATGAGGATTGACGCAACTGACTTCGAAGCGTATAAAGACCGTATGAAAGGCGGTGCAGACCGCTCGGCGGCAGAAGCTCCTCCATTACAAAAAAATGAACCCGTTGCTCCAACTGTCTTGGAGAAACAATCGCTCCCTCCTCTTACTCCGCCGCGTGCAATGCAGCACGTAATCATTAGCGGACAAGATGTTACACTCGATTTGCTGGCAAACGCAATTTCTGATGCAGCCAGTAACTTTCGGACTCTCAGATCCCACAGCGGGAGTTTGAATAGTTTACTGGCACTCGTTCAAGGCGAAGCGGATATTGTAAGTACTCATCTCTTTGATGGAGACACGGGTTCTTATAACCTCCCCTACATTCGCCGTATACTCATCGGACGTGACTATACGGTAGTCAATTTACTCTCCCGATCAGCAGGTTTCTATGTTCAGCCTGGAAATCCGAAAAGTATTACAAGCTGGCGTGATTTAAACCGCAACGATGTTCGAATGGTTAATCGTGAACTGGGTTCAGGGATCCGAGTGTTAACAGATGAGAGACTGCGATTAGAGGGTGTCCTTCCAAAAACAATAACGGGTTATGAAAACATTGAAACAACCCACTTAGCAGTAGCTAGTAAAGTGGCTGCAGGAGAAGCAGATATTGGTGTCGGGATTGAAAAGAATGCACAGTTAGTGAATGTCGATTATATCCCTATGACTGAAGAACAATATGACTTAGTGATGATCAAGCGTGAAGACAACAAAGCATTACGTGAAACGGTTTTGACCATCCTGCAATCTGAATCATTCAAGAAAGAACTCTCGACGATAAAAGGGTATGATTTCTCCCGAATCGGACGCATCGTATACGATACACCATAA
- a CDS encoding rRNA methyltransferase: protein MWVNDNGMLRQTSDETRVKFRTSISKEILDQLKQLADQNGTFVNYLLEDGMKVVLQQDAITFNKDTRPKDRIQYKTTYDKQLLESVRALASDHKLYINDVIEYGVQFIDAERAKAGQYRYRIE, encoded by the coding sequence ATGTGGGTCAATGACAATGGAATGCTGAGACAAACTTCAGATGAGACACGTGTGAAATTCAGAACTTCGATTAGCAAAGAGATCTTAGATCAGCTGAAACAGCTAGCAGATCAGAATGGAACATTTGTGAACTACTTGCTTGAAGACGGCATGAAAGTCGTATTGCAGCAAGACGCAATTACTTTCAATAAAGATACGCGCCCGAAAGACCGGATTCAATATAAGACAACGTATGATAAACAGCTGCTGGAAAGTGTTAGAGCATTAGCGAGTGATCATAAGTTGTACATAAATGACGTGATTGAGTATGGAGTGCAGTTTATAGATGCGGAGCGTGCAAAAGCGGGGCAATATAGATATCGGATTGAATAA
- a CDS encoding LCP family protein yields the protein MSEHYEGPVPKRRRRRRLRKGRVLVTLFLAGFVAIGLFSSYQYIAGKRAVSKNAIEPGSFEGDMLDPSASSVENFLLLGVDDDGSGKSRTDTMMVLSWDKQAKTMKLVSFMRDIYADIPGYKSYKLNTAYYLGGVQSAKDTITGMFNLPIHHYAIVDFDNFETIADTAFPDGVEMNVKKEMSEKIGVTLMPGLQKLNGKELLGYARFRADAEGDFGRVSRQQEVLSAVKKQAMTPGMLVRAPKIAGVISQTVETDLSSKEELSRLTSLLVKGGAEIETLTIPVKGSYSFADYSHAGSVIEVNLDKNREAIRSFISN from the coding sequence ATGTCAGAACACTATGAAGGTCCTGTCCCGAAAAGGCGGAGACGACGCAGATTGCGGAAAGGCAGAGTCCTCGTTACTCTTTTTTTAGCTGGATTTGTCGCAATAGGACTTTTTTCATCTTATCAATATATAGCAGGCAAACGAGCCGTTTCTAAAAACGCAATAGAGCCAGGCAGCTTCGAAGGGGATATGCTCGATCCTTCGGCATCGTCTGTTGAGAACTTTTTATTACTCGGAGTCGATGATGATGGAAGCGGGAAATCGCGGACAGACACGATGATGGTCCTCTCTTGGGATAAACAAGCGAAGACCATGAAACTTGTATCATTCATGCGTGACATCTATGCAGATATACCGGGATACAAATCGTACAAACTGAACACAGCTTATTATTTAGGCGGTGTTCAAAGTGCAAAGGATACGATTACAGGTATGTTCAACCTACCGATTCATCATTATGCCATCGTCGACTTTGACAATTTTGAAACGATCGCAGACACCGCATTTCCTGACGGAGTGGAAATGAATGTGAAAAAAGAGATGTCTGAGAAAATCGGAGTCACTTTGATGCCAGGTCTGCAAAAGCTAAATGGAAAAGAGTTATTGGGTTATGCTCGTTTCCGTGCAGATGCTGAAGGCGATTTTGGACGGGTCAGCCGTCAGCAAGAAGTCCTGTCGGCTGTTAAGAAGCAGGCAATGACGCCAGGTATGCTGGTCCGTGCACCAAAAATTGCCGGTGTGATTTCGCAAACTGTGGAAACGGATCTTTCTTCTAAAGAAGAACTTTCACGTTTGACAAGTCTTTTGGTGAAAGGCGGGGCAGAAATTGAAACGCTGACCATTCCCGTAAAGGGTTCGTATTCGTTTGCCGATTACTCACATGCAGGATCAGTGATAGAAGTGAATCTAGACAAAAACCGCGAAGCAATTCGTTCATTCATTTCTAATTAA
- the modB gene encoding molybdate ABC transporter permease subunit: MDDVDLSPLLLSVKVAVISTAIVFVLGVFLAHLFTKRQFFGKTIFESLFLLPLVLPPTVVGFGLLILFGKKGWIGSWLLETFDIQIVFTWTAAVIASVVVSFPLMYQSAAAAFDGLDNRLGDAARTMGASEWRVFRTITFPLAWPGLLAGLVLSFARGLGEFGATLMLAGYIPGKTDTIPMAIYFAVEAGKMEKATFWVVIITALGFSTILWLNWWSKRNLRRFASEKR, from the coding sequence GTGGACGATGTGGATTTAAGTCCTTTATTGCTTTCTGTTAAAGTAGCGGTCATCTCCACCGCTATTGTGTTTGTTCTAGGCGTGTTTTTAGCTCACTTGTTTACAAAACGGCAATTTTTCGGGAAGACGATTTTTGAATCGCTATTTCTTCTGCCGCTGGTGCTGCCGCCGACTGTCGTAGGTTTCGGGCTGCTGATTCTATTTGGCAAGAAAGGCTGGATCGGCAGCTGGCTGCTGGAAACTTTCGATATCCAAATTGTATTTACTTGGACGGCTGCAGTTATTGCATCTGTAGTCGTCAGTTTTCCTCTTATGTATCAAAGTGCAGCTGCGGCCTTTGACGGTTTAGACAATAGGTTAGGGGATGCAGCGCGTACAATGGGTGCTTCTGAGTGGCGGGTTTTCAGGACGATTACGTTTCCGCTTGCATGGCCCGGCCTGCTTGCGGGGCTTGTCCTGTCATTTGCCAGGGGGCTTGGAGAATTCGGGGCTACGCTGATGCTTGCTGGATACATACCTGGAAAGACCGACACGATTCCTATGGCGATATACTTTGCTGTGGAAGCGGGGAAGATGGAGAAAGCAACATTTTGGGTCGTTATCATTACAGCACTGGGATTCAGTACAATTCTTTGGTTAAACTGGTGGAGCAAGCGCAACTTAAGACGATTCGCTTCTGAAAAACGTTAG
- the msrA gene encoding peptide-methionine (S)-S-oxide reductase MsrA, with the protein MMEQLEKAILAGGCFWCMVKPFTEWDGIHSVVSGYMGGSIENPTYEQVKEGNSGHLEVVEITFDPAVYPYEDLLALYWPQIDPTDAGGQFQDRGHSYTTAIFYTNEQQRLAAEKSKNELAASGRFTKPIVTVIRPAETFYLAEDYHQDFYKKEQAAYEEDRAQSGRDEFIQANWEDHK; encoded by the coding sequence ATGATGGAGCAACTCGAAAAAGCAATTTTAGCTGGAGGCTGTTTTTGGTGTATGGTCAAGCCGTTTACAGAATGGGACGGGATTCATAGTGTCGTATCCGGGTATATGGGCGGATCTATTGAAAACCCGACATACGAGCAAGTCAAAGAAGGCAATTCGGGACATCTGGAAGTGGTCGAAATCACATTCGACCCTGCAGTTTACCCATATGAAGACTTATTGGCACTCTATTGGCCGCAAATAGATCCTACGGATGCTGGAGGACAGTTTCAGGACCGGGGGCATTCGTATACCACAGCTATCTTCTATACAAACGAACAGCAGCGGCTGGCTGCCGAGAAATCTAAAAACGAACTGGCTGCTAGCGGCAGATTCACAAAGCCCATCGTAACGGTAATCCGCCCAGCTGAAACGTTCTATCTAGCTGAAGATTACCACCAAGACTTTTATAAAAAAGAACAAGCTGCATATGAAGAAGACCGGGCACAATCAGGACGTGACGAATTCATTCAAGCGAATTGGGAAGACCACAAGTGA
- a CDS encoding MFS transporter, translating into MWKNRNVWIILSGELIAGIGLWTGIIGNLEFMQEKIPSDFVKAMILSVGLLAGILVGPLAGKIIDQQAKKRILVLAGAGRLISVVFMLIAIATGSVWWMIAFVVSIQLAATFYFPALQAAIPLVVKDDDLLTMNGMHMNVATIARVSGTALAGVILVYWSLSSLYWISIIAYGLLLIFTFMLRIDEGEGTEAAVKAEGAKGGFMEVFPVLKAYPAVGMTLVMTLIPLLFLGSFNLIVINISEIQDSASIKGLIYTCEGIAFMIGSFAVKRIALKWRTTMILFFFASMVAVAEFLLFFAQSQIATLAAFTVLGFSLGCFFPTAMVIFQKQMPKAYHGRFFSFRNMLERVVFQVVLLATGAFLDIVGLQVMVIVFGVISISMTTVFFLQMKQRKIQLEEPVIAESIIPVKSI; encoded by the coding sequence ATGTGGAAAAATCGCAATGTTTGGATCATTCTATCCGGTGAATTAATTGCAGGTATCGGGCTTTGGACCGGTATCATCGGAAATTTGGAGTTTATGCAAGAAAAAATCCCTTCTGACTTTGTCAAAGCCATGATTCTATCAGTTGGGCTCTTGGCGGGAATACTCGTAGGTCCCTTAGCAGGTAAGATCATTGATCAACAAGCAAAGAAGCGCATATTAGTTCTAGCAGGAGCAGGACGTCTCATCAGTGTTGTCTTCATGCTCATCGCAATTGCTACAGGATCTGTGTGGTGGATGATTGCATTTGTTGTCAGCATTCAACTCGCAGCAACGTTTTACTTCCCAGCGTTACAGGCGGCCATTCCGCTCGTTGTGAAAGACGATGACCTGTTGACAATGAATGGGATGCACATGAACGTAGCGACCATCGCACGGGTGTCAGGGACAGCATTAGCAGGCGTTATCTTGGTCTACTGGTCATTATCGTCACTATATTGGATATCCATCATTGCCTATGGGCTGTTGCTCATCTTCACATTCATGCTGCGTATTGATGAAGGGGAGGGGACAGAGGCTGCTGTTAAGGCAGAAGGCGCTAAAGGCGGATTCATGGAAGTATTTCCAGTACTAAAAGCATATCCTGCAGTCGGAATGACGCTGGTAATGACATTAATACCGTTATTATTTTTGGGATCCTTTAATTTAATTGTCATCAATATTAGTGAAATTCAAGATTCAGCTTCTATAAAAGGACTGATTTACACGTGTGAAGGAATCGCATTCATGATTGGGTCGTTTGCCGTTAAAAGAATCGCATTGAAATGGCGAACCACAATGATCTTATTTTTCTTTGCAAGTATGGTAGCCGTTGCAGAATTCTTATTATTCTTCGCACAAAGCCAAATAGCAACGCTGGCAGCATTTACCGTCCTAGGATTCAGTTTAGGTTGTTTTTTCCCAACAGCTATGGTAATTTTCCAAAAACAGATGCCGAAAGCGTACCACGGAAGATTTTTCTCATTCCGGAATATGTTAGAAAGAGTCGTGTTCCAAGTCGTTTTACTGGCGACCGGGGCGTTCCTGGATATAGTCGGGTTACAAGTAATGGTCATCGTATTTGGAGTGATCAGCATCAGTATGACAACCGTATTTTTCTTGCAAATGAAACAGCGTAAGATTCAATTGGAAGAGCCAGTAATTGCAGAGTCAATAATTCCAGTGAAAAGTATTTAA
- a CDS encoding AI-2E family transporter: MAEKKEVQKIEEPDEEYGIPVKNRIIRFLGGKTTLFILIVLLLVGVNVMIFDKVSFIFYPIKVLFSTVVLPIILATILYYLLRPLLHLLERIKVPKVWGIAIIFLTAIGLITLLVFLVLPFLKIQFWKLVEEFPTTFNQLILTLDSFFSNSLFAPYYKQLDINAAELLDSGLENIGQMIADALGGIASGLTTFISALTGIILSIVTVPFILFYLLKDGDKLPSYVMKLLPPRMRDDAQSILGNADHQISAYIQGQILVAMCIGTMVTIGFLIIDMKYAVLLGVLAMFTSVVPYLGPVIAITPAIIIAIVTSPFMLVKLAIVWTVVQLVEGKFISPQIMGKSLHIHPITIIFVLLTAGSLFGVAGVILGIPGYALLKVFTTHLFQLLKVRYNKYEVDVRMHYERPNYEDEK, translated from the coding sequence TTGGCAGAAAAGAAAGAAGTGCAAAAAATTGAAGAGCCAGACGAAGAATATGGGATCCCTGTTAAGAATCGTATTATCCGGTTCCTAGGAGGCAAGACCACACTCTTCATTTTAATCGTGCTGCTGCTAGTTGGAGTGAACGTGATGATTTTTGATAAAGTCTCGTTCATTTTTTATCCGATCAAAGTTCTTTTTTCAACAGTAGTGCTGCCGATTATTTTAGCAACGATTCTTTATTACTTATTGCGTCCGCTTTTGCATCTTCTTGAAAGAATAAAAGTCCCTAAAGTATGGGGGATTGCAATTATTTTCCTGACTGCGATTGGACTCATTACGCTGCTCGTATTTCTTGTCTTACCCTTTTTGAAAATACAGTTTTGGAAGCTGGTCGAAGAATTTCCGACAACCTTCAATCAGCTGATTCTTACGCTGGATTCTTTTTTCAGCAACTCTTTATTCGCGCCTTACTATAAACAGCTGGATATTAATGCGGCAGAGTTATTGGATTCCGGCCTTGAAAATATCGGACAGATGATTGCTGATGCTCTTGGCGGCATCGCTTCTGGTTTAACCACTTTCATCTCTGCATTGACGGGAATTATTCTTTCCATCGTTACCGTTCCATTCATTCTGTTTTATCTCTTAAAGGATGGTGATAAACTTCCAAGCTACGTTATGAAGCTATTACCTCCGAGAATGCGTGATGATGCTCAGTCTATTTTAGGAAATGCTGATCATCAAATCAGCGCATACATCCAAGGCCAGATCTTGGTAGCGATGTGCATCGGTACGATGGTAACGATTGGTTTCTTAATCATTGATATGAAATATGCGGTATTGCTCGGTGTGCTTGCCATGTTTACAAGTGTGGTTCCATATCTCGGTCCTGTCATTGCAATTACACCGGCAATTATTATTGCGATTGTCACGTCTCCTTTTATGCTTGTGAAGCTGGCAATTGTCTGGACTGTGGTTCAGCTGGTGGAAGGAAAATTTATTTCACCTCAAATCATGGGGAAGTCGCTTCATATTCATCCAATCACGATAATTTTCGTCCTGTTAACGGCAGGTTCGTTATTTGGAGTGGCGGGAGTTATTTTAGGGATACCCGGTTATGCGTTACTCAAAGTTTTCACAACACATTTGTTCCAGCTGCTGAAGGTTCGTTATAATAAATACGAAGTAGATGTCCGGATGCACTATGAGCGACCGAATTATGAAGATGAGAAATAG
- the cax gene encoding calcium/proton exchanger, whose translation MMNRIFSIVVFVGVPVVALGAFLNWSDLIMFALSCITIIGLSGFIGRATESLAIVSGPRIGGLLNATFGNAVELIISIFTLKAGLIGIVLASLTGSVLGNLLLVLGLSFFAGGLKFKKQNFSLHDSRYNSGLLIFAVVVAFVVPEVFSMTMDPATTFHLSISVSIILIAIYLSGLFFKLVTHRGVFASGDEAVEEEEIPEWTKGKSMLVLLLSTVAVAFVSERLVHTFETLGEQFGWTELFIGVIIVAIVGNAAEHVSAITMAMKNRMNVSVEIAVGSTLQVAMFVAPALVLISIFMPEQMPLVFTIPELVAMVTAALLVISLSNDGESNWFEGLILFAAYIIMGIGFFLL comes from the coding sequence ATTATGAATCGTATTTTTTCAATCGTGGTTTTTGTAGGCGTTCCCGTTGTTGCGCTGGGTGCTTTCTTAAATTGGTCGGATCTCATAATGTTTGCACTAAGCTGTATAACAATTATTGGACTGTCGGGTTTCATTGGCAGGGCTACGGAAAGTCTTGCGATTGTAAGCGGACCTCGAATCGGGGGTCTTCTGAACGCAACGTTTGGCAATGCAGTTGAACTGATTATATCTATTTTCACGCTGAAAGCCGGTCTTATCGGAATTGTTCTGGCATCACTGACAGGTTCAGTACTTGGGAATTTACTGCTCGTACTTGGATTGTCATTTTTCGCAGGGGGTCTGAAGTTCAAAAAACAGAATTTCAGTCTTCACGATTCCCGCTATAACTCAGGACTACTGATTTTTGCAGTAGTTGTGGCTTTTGTTGTTCCAGAAGTATTTTCGATGACAATGGACCCTGCCACAACGTTTCACTTAAGTATCAGTGTATCCATCATCTTAATTGCGATCTATTTGTCAGGTTTGTTTTTCAAGCTGGTTACTCATCGCGGTGTATTTGCTTCCGGAGATGAAGCGGTGGAAGAGGAAGAAATCCCTGAGTGGACGAAAGGGAAATCTATGCTGGTCTTGCTGCTTAGTACAGTAGCAGTTGCATTTGTTTCAGAGCGTCTCGTCCATACGTTTGAGACACTAGGCGAACAATTTGGATGGACAGAACTTTTTATCGGGGTCATTATCGTAGCGATTGTCGGGAACGCTGCGGAACACGTATCTGCGATTACGATGGCTATGAAAAATCGTATGAACGTGTCTGTTGAAATTGCAGTCGGTTCCACATTGCAAGTGGCCATGTTTGTCGCACCCGCACTTGTGCTAATTTCGATATTTATGCCCGAGCAAATGCCGCTCGTTTTTACAATTCCAGAATTGGTCGCGATGGTGACCGCAGCACTCCTTGTTATCAGTTTATCGAATGATGGTGAATCGAATTGGTTTGAAGGTCTAATTCTATTTGCTGCCTATATCATCATGGGAATCGGTTTCTTTCTATTGTAA
- a CDS encoding ATP-binding cassette domain-containing protein, producing MLDVSIRKRLDHFELDVSFQAHDEIIVLAGSSGAGKTTILQVLAGLTEPDSGTITLKGKSYFDGKKNSLPARSRNIGYLFQDYALFPHMTVERNIYYGIHKQTTENTGFIIEQLLAVLGISHLLNKYPHQISGGEKQRVALARALATEPDLLLLDEPLSALDEDTREECQNELLRLHELWKIPFLIVTHSRSEAEKLGDRVLHLKKGLIVNESRGTMKEIPVY from the coding sequence ATGTTAGACGTATCGATTAGGAAACGGCTTGATCACTTTGAGCTGGATGTCAGTTTTCAAGCACATGATGAAATTATCGTTCTTGCGGGGTCATCAGGTGCAGGGAAAACAACAATTTTGCAAGTGCTTGCCGGATTAACTGAACCTGATAGCGGGACCATCACGCTGAAAGGCAAAAGCTACTTTGATGGCAAGAAGAATTCACTGCCTGCACGGTCCCGTAATATCGGATACTTATTCCAAGATTACGCGCTGTTTCCGCATATGACCGTGGAGCGCAATATCTACTATGGAATCCACAAGCAGACGACCGAGAATACGGGATTTATCATCGAACAATTACTGGCTGTGCTTGGCATCAGCCATTTGCTGAACAAGTATCCTCACCAGATTTCTGGCGGAGAAAAACAGCGGGTTGCTCTTGCTCGTGCGCTTGCCACAGAGCCTGATTTGCTTCTATTGGATGAACCCTTATCCGCTTTGGATGAAGACACGAGAGAAGAGTGTCAAAATGAACTGCTCCGATTGCATGAATTATGGAAAATCCCGTTCTTGATTGTGACACACAGCCGATCCGAGGCTGAAAAGTTGGGCGATCGGGTGCTTCATTTGAAAAAGGGCTTGATTGTCAATGAGAGTCGTGGAACAATGAAAGAAATCCCTGTGTACTAA
- a CDS encoding GNAT family N-acetyltransferase: MDDITIVPLTTEEELVEAFPIMNQLRTHLNQEEYLELVYESGAKERYQLLGLRDGDVLKAVIGFKPMITLYYGRSLWVCDLVTDKSARSKGYGDKLLTHVEQWGKKHNYESIALSSGLQRTTAHHFYEEKMDYSKVSIVFKKEF; the protein is encoded by the coding sequence ATGGACGACATTACAATTGTTCCACTGACGACCGAAGAAGAATTAGTTGAAGCTTTTCCGATTATGAATCAGCTCCGTACCCATTTAAATCAGGAAGAGTATTTGGAACTTGTGTATGAGTCTGGAGCAAAAGAACGATACCAACTGCTTGGATTACGCGATGGCGACGTTTTGAAAGCAGTCATCGGCTTTAAACCGATGATTACGCTTTACTATGGCCGCTCGTTATGGGTGTGTGACTTAGTAACGGACAAATCAGCACGGTCTAAGGGCTATGGAGATAAGCTGCTGACACATGTTGAGCAATGGGGCAAAAAACATAATTACGAGTCAATTGCGTTGTCTTCCGGGTTACAGCGTACGACTGCTCATCACTTTTATGAAGAGAAAATGGACTACAGCAAAGTGAGTATTGTGTTCAAAAAGGAATTTTGA